The segment TCGGCTCTGGAGGCGTCGTCGGTTTGTCGGTCGGTTCGGCTCTCTTGTATTACCTCGGCCCTGCATCGGTCGAAATGCTGCGACGAACCCGCACGACGGAGAATTCAACGAATGTGCATGCAAAGGAGGAGGTATGAGCCAAGGAGAATACGGCAAGAAGCTGGTCTCTTCCCTGGGGATCGCGTTCTTGGTTACCTTGGCGGCCTGCATTGCGCTATTGAGGAATTGCTTCGCCGCGGTCGCCACTCAAGTCCACAGATCGTATCCTGGAAGAGTCGTCGATGGTTTGATCGGTCTGGCCTGCGTCCCTTCGGTGGGCATCATTTTTGTGGAGGTTCCGGCGACGCTTGCCTATCGACTTGGACAGGCATCTTCCGATACGTTACGACAAGCGAAAGACGCCCAGAATTCGTCTCCCATGCCTGAGCAAGGATCCAAATCGAGTGAACGCACCTGATCGAGATTGGTATATCGTCCGCCGCTGGCAGTCGTACGTCGCCGAAATGCGCGTTGTCGCGCTGCGGATGGCGGCGATCGTCGTTTGTTACGGCCTGCAGCTTTGGCATCACTTCGGCCTGCTCGACGAAGCGGGGCAAGCGGCCAATGCCGAGTTTCACAAGCAGGCGACGCTGATCGCGTGCGGGTGGCTCTTTTTGTCGCTGGCGGTCTGGCTGGTGCTATTGCGCCGCTGGTTTCCGCCGCTACTCAGTTACGTCAGCACGGCGGTCGACATCGCGTTTTTGACGACGCTGATCGCCGCCTCCGGCGGGCCGACGGCGACGCAGCTCGATACGTTTTACTTCTTTATCATCATCCTGGCGGGTCTGCGGTTTGAGCTTCCGCTCGTTTGGTGCGCGACGTTGGCCACGATGGTTGGTTTTATGGCGAGCGTCGGCGCGGTTGATAAAACCTGGTTTGACGCCGAGCATACGGTGCCGCCGATCAGCCAAGGGATTACGCTCGTCAGTTTGGGCGCGGCCGGTATCGTGGTTGGACAAATCGTTCGCCGCTCGAAAGACCTGGCGGTCGCCTACGCCGAGCGCAAGCGGCAAGGGGGCGAAGCATGAGTCGCTCGCTTCCCCATGTTCGCTGCCCCGAGTGCGGCGCCGACAACAACGCTTTCGCGGCGAACTGTTGGATTTGCCAACGTCCACTGGTCGACGAGGCGGAACTGGTGAAGGCGCTGCCGGTCGAAGCTCCTGCCTTCGTCGCCGGGGTCAACACCAAGGTCGGCAACGTGCTGTTGCTGTTCACGCTAATCGCGCTGATTCTCGTCGGAATCGGCGTATCGACGGTCGAGCCTGTTGCGCTGATCTTTTATGCGATCTTGGTCGTCGCTCCCTGTTTAGGGGTGGGAATAACGCTACGGCAGATCCTGGTCGCCAAAGACAAGCCGACGGCGACCGGCGGATTAACGGCGGTGTTAATCGTGGTCAGCGTTGTCGGATTACTGATGATCTCGTTTGGGATTCTGTGCTTTACCGCTTGTTTGCAGATGTTTTCGCCCAACGCTTTTCACTGATGAGCGATCCTCGCCAACATCGAAACGCCAAGCTCGAGCCGCGGACGCTCCCGGTGGTTGCGTGCCCGGAGTGCGGCGCCGAGAACTATGCTTTTGCACCGCGTTGTTGGATTTGTCAGTGTAAGTTCGATCCAAACGACCTGATCCAAGGAGAGAAAACCGTCGAGTCGCCAGCGTTTGCGCGACCCCATTCGCCACTAGCCGCCAACTTGCCGGTGTTGATCCTGCTGCCGGCCTTGATTGTGATCGGCTACGGAGTGGCGTGGCTCAACCCCTACCTGTTTATTCCTTACCTATTGCTGATCAGCTTGCCGATGCTGGGGATCTCGTTTTTGATTCGGAGCAGTTGGACGCAGCCAGGACGCAAGCCCCTTCTTGGCGGAAGCATTGCGGTCTCGGTGATCCTTTTCCTGATGGCTATTTTAGGGTCGGCGATCTTTGTGATCGCGGCGATTGTGATTCTGGTGTTTCTCATATGTACGAACCAAATTGACCGGACGAATCTGCCATGGTGATGGACGAGCCGAGTAATCCAGAGCGACGTCCGCTGACCCCTTCTTCGGTGAAGCTCATCCAGTGCCCCGAGTGCGGCGCCGAGAACCAGGCGTTCGCCGCGAACTGTTGGATTTGCCAACGCCCGCTGGCGGAAGAAGAGATGATCGAAGCGAAGCTTGCGCCGGCGCCGCCGAAGTACGTCGACACCACGAGCAGCATCTTCGCCTATTTGCTTTTGGTCCTGTCGAGCCTGGCGATCATCCTGATGGGAGTCGGCGTTTATTACGTAAACCCCGTCTGGGCCCTTTATTACGTCCTGCTGTTTGGCGTTCCGCTGATGGCGGCCGGCGTTGGGATCTTCTACGCGTTGCTCAGTAATGATGAAAATATTCGAAAGGCAGGAGCCATTTTCGCGTCCTTTTACGCGATAGGGATGACGATCTTGGGATCGTTGGGGATCGTGTTTTTGACGATCGCCGCCATTGTTATATTTGTGATCAGCGTTTGCGCTGGTTTTGCTGAACTCTGCTTCGGACCGCAAAACACGGGGAATTGATCCAATGCTCAAGCCGCATGATCTAGCGCGACGCGACTACACCGTCCTGGGCGTGACGCAAAGTCTTTGCCCCGAGTGCCTGGCCGTCGTCCCGGCCAAGATCATCACCAAGGGGAACCGCGTCTACTTTCGCAAACGTTGCCCCGAGCATGGCGAACGGGACGACTTCGTCTGCTCCGACGTCGCCCAGTACGATCAACTGCAATACAGCGTTCCGGGCAAGGTGCCGCATGAATTTGGCGTGCTGCCGGAGAAAGGGTGTCCGCTCGATTGCGGGCTCTGCACCGAGCATGAACAGCACAGCTGCATCGGCCTGCTCGAGATCACGTCGAGCTGCAATCTTTCGTGCCCGATGTGCTATGCCGGCAGCGGTCCCGGCGGTAAACATCTGACCGTCGCCGAGTGTCAGGCCGCGATTGATCGGCTGGTCGAAGTAGAAGGGCGTCCCGAGGTGCTGCAGCTTTCTGGCGGCGAGCCGACGATTCATCCCGAGTTTGAAACGATCCTCGCCTACGCCCTGTCGCAGCCGATCGACTACGTGATGATCAACACGAATGGCATTCGTCTGGCTCGCGATCTGGAACTGGTCGAGCGGCTAGCGAAACATCGCGACCGGATCGAGATCTATCTGCAGTTCGACGGCTTCAGCGAAGAGGCGTCGTTGCTGCTGCGGGGTGAATCGCTGGTCGAAACCAAGAAGAAGGCGGTCGAGCGGTGCGGTGAAGCGGGACTGCACGTCAATCTGGTCGCGACCCTGCAAACCGACGTCAATCACGATCAGCTGGGCGCACTGGTCGACTACTGCGTCGACAAGCCATGGATCACTGGGCTCAGTTTCCAGCCGGCGACCTACAGCGGTCGACATGTTTTGCCGGAGGTGCTCGAGCGGCGGATTACCTTCCCCGATGTGATTCGCGGAATTGATGAGCAGACGGAGGGACGTTTCCGGCAAAGCGACTTCATGCCGCTCCCATGTGCGCATCCGAACTGTCACCAGATGAGCTACGCCTATCGATATCAGGGGAAACTGATTCCGCTGATGCGGTTTATCGACGCGACGCAGCATATCGACCTGTTAGCGAGCGGCATCTCCTTCACGCGACCGGCGGTGCGCGATCTGCTGGAACGTTATCTCGCGCGACAAGGTTGTTGCAGCGGCGGTAATTGCGGAACTTCGACTCCGGTCGATAACAACGATCCGTTCGCCATCATTGAGCCGCCGACTTGCGAGCCGGAACTAGAACTGTCGCCCGAGATGTTCGCCGATCCCGAGATCGGAGCCGCCGCGGTCGATTTCTTTGCGAAGGCGATGCGGCAAGAGCTAGGCGCCGGCGACGTCTTTCGGGTGATGGTCACGTCGTTTCTCGACGCGTACAACTTTGACGTCCGCCGCGTTATGAAATGCTGCATTCATCATGTGCTGCCGAGCGGACATTTGATTCCGTTCTGCGCTTACAACGTCCTCTATCGCGACGGCCATGTGCCGCTGCCGCCGCTCGATCGAAAGCACGTCTAGTCCCATGATGATCAACCCGACCTATATCGTGATCATGGCGACGGCGATTGCGCTTTGCAGTTTGATGGTGCGCCGATCGCAGCAGAAGTTGCCCCTGACCCGGGAAGAAAAGTTCGGGCTGGGACTTGGCGGTTTTTGCGGCGCGATGATCGGCGCCAAGCTGCCGTTCGTCTTGTACGACCTGGAAGGACTCTGGAGCGGCGGCGCATGGTTTGCGCATGGCAAGACGATCGTCTGCGGCCTGGCCGGCGGTTATCTCGGCGTCGAAATCGCCAAATGGCTGATGAACGTCCGGATCAAAACCGGGGACTCCTTCGCCGCGCCGGTTGCGTTCGCGATCGCCATCGGCCGCTGGGGCTGTTTCTTCGGCGGCTGTTGTTTTGGAACGCCGACGACCTTGCCGTGGGGCGTCGCTTTTCCGACTGCAGTCGACGATCCGCTGGCGCTGCGGCATCCGACGCAGATCTACGAGAGTCTTTTTCATCTGACGATGGGCTTTACGCTGCTATGGCTACAGCGGAAAGGTTGGTTCCGCGGGCAGCTGATGAAGCTCTATATCCTGGTCTATCTCGGCTATCGCTTTTTGACCGAGATGATTCGTCCCGAGCCGCGGTACTTCGTCGGATTGACGGCGTATCAATGGGGGGCGATCGCCCTGGCGATCATCTTCATCTGGCTTTGGCGACGCGACGCAGCGGCGCTGTCCGCCGAGAGCGCACAAAAAGAGCCGCGTCCAGCGGACGCGGCTGCAGATTAGTTTTC is part of the Blastopirellula sediminis genome and harbors:
- a CDS encoding prolipoprotein diacylglyceryl transferase, whose translation is MMINPTYIVIMATAIALCSLMVRRSQQKLPLTREEKFGLGLGGFCGAMIGAKLPFVLYDLEGLWSGGAWFAHGKTIVCGLAGGYLGVEIAKWLMNVRIKTGDSFAAPVAFAIAIGRWGCFFGGCCFGTPTTLPWGVAFPTAVDDPLALRHPTQIYESLFHLTMGFTLLWLQRKGWFRGQLMKLYILVYLGYRFLTEMIRPEPRYFVGLTAYQWGAIALAIIFIWLWRRDAAALSAESAQKEPRPADAAAD
- a CDS encoding radical SAM protein yields the protein MLKPHDLARRDYTVLGVTQSLCPECLAVVPAKIITKGNRVYFRKRCPEHGERDDFVCSDVAQYDQLQYSVPGKVPHEFGVLPEKGCPLDCGLCTEHEQHSCIGLLEITSSCNLSCPMCYAGSGPGGKHLTVAECQAAIDRLVEVEGRPEVLQLSGGEPTIHPEFETILAYALSQPIDYVMINTNGIRLARDLELVERLAKHRDRIEIYLQFDGFSEEASLLLRGESLVETKKKAVERCGEAGLHVNLVATLQTDVNHDQLGALVDYCVDKPWITGLSFQPATYSGRHVLPEVLERRITFPDVIRGIDEQTEGRFRQSDFMPLPCAHPNCHQMSYAYRYQGKLIPLMRFIDATQHIDLLASGISFTRPAVRDLLERYLARQGCCSGGNCGTSTPVDNNDPFAIIEPPTCEPELELSPEMFADPEIGAAAVDFFAKAMRQELGAGDVFRVMVTSFLDAYNFDVRRVMKCCIHHVLPSGHLIPFCAYNVLYRDGHVPLPPLDRKHV